aataaCATTTGTCTTAAAATGAATGGGTTTTCAAGCCGAAGCAATAATATTGTAATCTTAAGCTATTTGAGAATAATTAGGATTCTAAGGCCGTCCGTAAACTCACCTTTCAGGCTGCTGAGCTGTATCAGCAGATCCTTGACATCTTCCGGAATGTTCCTCTTAGGATGGATGACGTCTCTGCCCTCCTCGGCCGCCGCCTCCACCTCTTCCCTGCTATAGGCGTGAGGCTGCGGTCTGTGTTCCCGGAGGTCCAGGTCGCTGAGCACCATGTCCCGTGACCTGGCTCCGGGGCTGGTCTCGTGCAGCAGGCGGTACGTCATATCATTTAGGAGGTCCATTAGAGATGCGCAATGCTCCCTGATGCCTTTCGTGCTCCTGACGAAGATGTTGAGCTGCCTCTTGTCCTGTGTGATCTGGAGCAGCGCTTCGGCCTTCCCGTCGGTACATTTGGCGCTGTTCTTCCACAGGAGAGGCCGGCTGAGCTTGTCCGGATGCGCCTGCATCAGCAGCGTCTGCAGCCGCGGGAACAGGTCGCACGAGAAGCTGTCGATCTCCGTGCGGCCTTGGATCTGCAGACCGAAGTAGACAGCCTTGCTGGACACAGGAGACCACGCCGCCTCTTCCATCTCCTGCTGCAGCAGGCTGGGGATGATGAaggtgcgatcgtcgtacgtgTGGCAGAGCTGGAAGTCCTGGAGAAGTTTGATCAGCAGAGGGATGTCGGCAACGGCATTGAAGACACGTGTCAGCTCCTCAAGGGTGACGTAATCGTCAGCAGTCCTCTCAACCTTGTCAATTGGGAAGTTGTCTGGAGCAAGCAGGGATCCGAAAACGGATGTGAACAGCCACTGGGGGTCCAACACTACCAACGAGTCAGCTTCGCGGCGAAGGTAGATGATCTAAGTGAAATATTTGAGCAAATGGTAGacgaaaatgtaattttttttcacttgagataacagttactcaagcaacggaATGGATTTATAACTATTGATTGTAACTGTCATCATGCGAATCTTCACACAGATTAGGGATATTCGATATATTAAAGAATGTGTATTGAATATTGCACTCCTTTGATTATATGTCTGTTTGTACAATGCGTATAAGTTTCACATAGCTGAAATTGATTTTGGGATTACTTCCGCCAAATGAAGATTGAAAAAAACATCCCGGCTACAGTCCCTACTTTTCTCAGGACCGTaaccaaaaatataacattttccCTATGCTGTACCTAGTCCCTCGACATGTACTAGTGGTTGGAGAAAACTGTTACACAGATATTTTGTCGGTTGTTCCTACCATGTCAGGGGTTAAAAAGGAGAGTGTTATAATAATGCTGTTGAAGTTGATTTTTTAAAAGCCACAAAAGTCCCTCAGAGAACACTCAAAACGTTACTTCGCAAGGACCTAAATAGCAAATCTTCTTGACGTTTTCCATTAATAAAAAAAGACACGAACAAACCTCCCCTTCATCGTGAAGATACGATGACGCCAGATGTATGATACGTGACTCAAGGGTGCCATACGTTGCCTGCCTGACAGCTGTTAGGAAGTCCTGCCATTCCATCACTGGAAACATCTTTCCGTCCTGCCTCCGGCTTTCAATCATTTTCAACAACTGGACACAAACCTTTGGGACCTGTGGTCTTTGCTGTGAATATTCGAAATGTAGTTATAGTTATGCTATGCAAACCTAAAGTAAtgagtttatgccaaaaataaaTACTTTCAAAACTTTCTGTTTAGTACCTTCAGCATGTCGTTCCTAAACGTTCTCAGCACCTCTCGTAGCCGCTGTATCTCACGGGACCCCGCCTCCAGGCAGTTGATGAGAAACACCTCCAGTGACACAATCAGTGACTCCTCGAACAGTTTCCTGTAGTGTTCCACCAGAGCTTTAGCCCGGCGCATACCTACAGGTAGAAATCGTATTGATATTGCACACATACTACGTGTGGGTCTAATATTTACTTAATTTGACCAATTGCAAGGAAGCAAAAGAATCAAGCACTATAAAATATATCAACATAAGCCCACTCTGAATTCACCTCACCTGCTTCCTGGTCCTGTAGCTTGTCCGCATGGCTGGCGATCAGGACAATCCGGGGTTTGTTGGTGGGATCTGCGTTACTGCAGTGGATGAAGCTCAGCCAACCGTGGACCTGCgaataaaagaacatttcacTTACTTAAAAGGTACTATATAATTATAGAAAACAGTAAAGTGTATCAATTTGTCTCAGAATTTGAAGCAAAGCAGTTTGTCTTAAACAGGCATCTCTACCAGTGCTTTAATCATAGATATTTGTCTCCACTCCCAAATCAGCATTAGCACTAAGACAATGAGCTGTTGTCTTTCATGCAAATTGCAAACATTGTTCAAAGGTTATCCTACCTGCCGTTTCTGTACCTCCTCCCCATCCGTGATTTTGTAGACGACAGGAAAGATGGCGTTAGTGGTGCGGAGCAGCATGGCGTGTGTGACGTAGAACTGCGCCTGTCCTGCGAAGTCATGCAGACTGAGTCTCCCGATTCCCCGCACGGGTTTGCTGGATACATGCACCCCCGGGGTGGGGTTAAAGACGTCTTGTCTTCTGACCCTCCTCTTTATGTTCCAGAAAGCAACAACGATGACGCCCGTCTGGAATTTTTTGTAATTTCAATGATTTGCAATGACGTCAGAGTCTGAATCATTAAACGCTGTGGAATTCACTGCACTTtataaatgtaaaatatattgatacattttgtcaaaatagTTTATCATAACGTTTGCCCTGTTTATTTATCATTGATTGAATTGGTTGTTTTTTACCTTTTTCAGAATCTTTCGCAAAGATGTTTTGCCGACCTGCCCGTCTCCACAGAGAAACAGTTTGACTGTTGTCCCCTCCTCAGACCCCACGGATGAGACCAGCTCGCTGTACTCCGCCTGCTTCCGTGTTTCTGTCTGGGGGATGAGTGAACGGTTAATTTTTTGTCAGGTGATCAGTTGCCATTCAAATGATTCGATGTACCAATAACTTGAAAGACAAAGATCTATCTTGAAAAAGTTTGCTCTGTTGCGATATGAACAATAGCATTACGATAAAATTTATCTGTCGTGCGTGTGGTTTGCTATGTGACTGTGTGACCATTAAAAGATGTTATCGCAGTTCTACCGTATCTTGTATGAAATCCTGCTTGGACGGAACAGGAGATTTAATCTTCATCTGCAGTTCACAGTGAGATAGTTATGAGGAGCTGCACAGCTTACCTCCAGCAGTAGCCGTGTATCTTTGCCCAGTCCCCAAGCATCGTCAACCGGGCGCGTGTTGTTCTGAAATCAGATAATGGAGAACTTTCAGACGTGTTAAACCAATCTGCACATTGAATCCTCCTGTAAGAAAACGTGAGAGTAGTCAAGTGAATATAGACATATTTGTAACGTTTCTATCCCATTCATAACCCTGTTGGGATGACATCTGCGCTACCTGGAATGAGGCGAAGCCATGATGGCAACCTTGATAAAATATGGCGAGCTGCTAATGCAAAATAGCTTATTCAGTTTATTAgcatttaaccctcaaaccaccgtatggggtcaaactgaccccaggcgtatattaaTATGTGTTATTAtcgcatttctggtcgaaaacaaatttcctcttatgagtatgtttgtgtatatgtcttataactatGTTTTTACcaagattggctcattgttgattaagttatcgtagaaagtttatgcatggtcatgtggggtcaaaactgacacCAGTATTgatttaaacaaacttttgagacctaCACATAAGCAACTTATCatatgatcacgaaattttcagagaatgatgtacatgtgaaacagaattatggtaacaactttttctgtcattatcatgttatatgacgacgttATGACGCCATCTAgctaatatcggccgccatatTAGATTTTGACCGATGACgtaatcaaattagcataaattatgaacaTTGAATTATGAAATTTACATTGAATTCGAaaagatgtcatgaacaagtgtggtttgccaagaaaatcttaaaacttgaatgtttaagccaaatttagaaaatttcgtaataaatgtccctgtcagaattccgttgccatggcaacatgaaaactgatgaaattttttttattcaattaaaatgttttctattaaCAATTTCTGAAAAGTAACCAAGTTttgtggccctagcataagccactCAGGGGCTATGCGGCATTGAATTTGGTGCAggcataataaaaaacctaccaGATCTGAATAGCGTTAGTGCAAATATGGTCCTCaagatcttttgcataaattatgataatgattgaATTATTTTCACCTTATTatgtcaaactgtccaacaTAGATTAAGGAAACttaacatatatacaaatcacaaaaaaagaCACCCAAAAagctgtatttgtacaaaacactATAtatatggggtcagttttgacccatACGgcaatctacgtcacaaaaaaggaacggtggtttgagggttaacacATTAATTAGATCTTACCTTGTTAGTCACATTGAGATCAGCTCTGTTCTTAATGAGCAGCTCTACAACCTTGTCATGGCCTCCTTCACACGCTTTATGCAGACCTGTGTCTCCattctgtaacacaacagttaaagcaatGCTTAAATCAAAGGTCTGGTCATAAGCGGATACCTTTTAATATCAGACTTTTTGGACCAACCACAAACCCTCATTTTTATAGTTTATACAGCCAGACTGTCATAACCGTGATGGGTATACAATGATTGATTACGAAAACACAATTTAAATACGTTATACAGTCATGACGTTATATGCTTGGTTGTTAAGAATTACAATGACCTCCCCTACACGCTTCATGCAGAATTGTGTCTTCGTTTTGAAACAGAACAGTTAAAGCATTGTCAACAAAAAATGTCTGATCATGAGCGGATACCTTGTCATATCACATGGTCAGGTTGTGTGGATCAATCACAAACCAAAATGTCTATCAATCATACAGCCATAACGACATGATAATAGTTAATGAAGACGGAGGCCGTGTATCaatcaacaaaatgaaaatatttttaagGTGAAGTTAATCTCTTTATCTAAAGACGTGCCTTGCCTCAGCTCACTTTTTGTGTCTTCTTGAATGAGCTATATAAACAATAACGTCAATGACCCGTTCTTGACTTGACGTTTGCGGTGACCTAACACCTGCTCAGTGATTTATAACCACCCAGGGAGCGAAGGCGTTTTGACACCGTAACTGCttcaggtgggtcattaaccttgAATTAATTCAATTAATCTGCAGTTTTGTTATAGGCCCTTAGTTAACGTTCTTACCTTGTTAGTCACATTGAGATCAGCTCCGTTCTCgatgagcagctccacaaccttgtcatGACCTCCTGCACACGCGTAATGCAGACCTGTCCATCCAtgctgtaacacaacagttaaagcaatGCTTAAATCAAAGGTCTGGTCATAAGCGGATACCTTATAATATAAGACGTTTTGGACCAACCACAAACCCTCAATTTTTACAGTTCATACAGCCAGAATGTCATAAACCTGATGGGTATAGAATGATTGATTACGAAACCACAATCTAAATAAGTTATACAGTCATGACGTTATATGTTTGGTTGTTAAGAATTATAATGACCTCCCCTACACGCTTTGTGCAGAATTGTGTCTTCTCTTTGTAAAACATCAGTTAAAGTATTTTCTAAAAGGAATTTCTGCTCATGAGCGGATACCTTATAATATCAGATAGTCAGGTTGTGTGGATCGATCACAAATCACAATGTCTATCGGTTATACAGTCATAACGCCATGAGCATGGTTAATGAAGACGGAGGCCGTGTATCAATCAATAATGGGTCAATAATGCAGACTTGAATCAATGACGGCGAAGGATTCGGTTATCATCATGACATAACAGAAGGTTCTACTTTATTAAAATGCACATTTAAGTCATTtacaataaaatgaaaacattCTAAAAATAAAGTTTCTATCTTTATCTAAAGACGCGCCTTGCCCCAGCTCACTTCTTTTCGTCTTCTTGAATTAGCTATGCAAATAATTTTAACGTAAATGACCCGTTTTCCCCCCTATGTTTGCAGTGACCTAACACCTGCTCAGTGATATATAACCACCCAGGGAGCGAAGACGTTCTGACACTGTAACCGCttcaggcgggtcattaacctttaaATAGTTTAATTAATCTGCAGTTTTGTTATAGGCCGTTAGTTTACGTTTTTACCTTGTTAGTCACATTGACGTCAGCCCCGTTcttgatgagcagctccacaacctTGTAATGACCTCCAACACACGCGTAATGCAGACCTATGTCTCCGtcctgtaacacaacagttaaagcgATGCTtaataacacaacagttaaagcgATGCTTAAACCAAAGTTCTGGTCATAAGCGGATACCTTATAATATCAGACTTTTTGGACCAACCACAAAACCTTATTCTATGGTTCATACAGCCAGAATGTCATTACCCTGATGGGTATACAATGATTGATTACGAAACCACAATTTAAATAAGTTATTTACTTGGTTGTTAAAAATTGTAATGACCTTTCCTACATGCTTCATGCAGAATTGTGTCTTCGatttgtaacacaacagttaaagcatTGTCAACAAGAAATGTCTGATCATGAGCGGGTACCTTGTAATGTCACATGATCAGGTTGTGTGGATCGATCACAAACCACAATGTCTATCGGTTATACAGTCATAACGCCATGAGCATAGTTAATGAAGACGGAGACCATGTATCAATCAATAATTGGTCAATAATGCAGACTTGAATCAATGAAAGTAAAGGATTCGGTTATTATCATAacagctacggccgcgtggcgcgttggtacacccgaaccctcgatctcggaagttaagcaacgcgcggtccggatagtgcttggatgggggaccaaccaaggacgtccggattgctgtagcctcaagaatttttccacgaaatcgtcttcctagagggacgtaaaacgggggtcccgtgctcgaggaggtgcctcgaccacgttaaacagcctcattaccctcactctgggtacctactggctggcaaaatacaccagatgattatcaTAACAGGATTCGATTATCATTTTAACATAACAGGAGGATCTACTTTATCAAAATGCATGTTTAAATCATTTGCAACGACATGAAAATATTCTTAAGATGAAGTTTCTATCTTTATCTAAAGACGTGCCTTGTCTCAGCTGACTTCATGGTGTCTTCTAGAAATTAGCTATATAAACAATAACGTCAATGACCCGTTTTTGACTTGGCCTTTGCAGTCACCTAACACCTGCTCAGTGATCTATAAACACCCAGGGAGCGAAGGCGTTTTGACACCGTAACCGCttcaggtgggtcattaacttTTAATTAATTTAATCAATCTGCAGTTTTGTTATAGGCCGTTAATTTACGTTCTTACATTGTTAGTCACATTGAGATTAGCTCCGTTcttgatgagcagctccacaaTCTTGTCATGACCTTCATCACACGCTTTATGCAGACCTGTGTCTCCGTGCtataacacaacagttaaatcattgtcaacaagaaatgtctgatcatgagcggataccttgtaatatcacaTAGTCAGGTTGTGTGGATCTATCACAAACTACAATGTCTGTCGGTTGTACAGTTATAACGCCATAAGCATGGTTAATGAAGACGGAGGCCGTGTATCAATCAATAATGGGTCAATGATGCAGACTTGAATCAATGAAGGCGAAGGTTTCGGTTATTATCATAACATAACAGGAGGGTCTACTTTATTAAAATGCACGTTTAGATCATTtccaatgaaatgaaaatattcgTATGATGAAGTTTCTATCTTTATCGAAAGACGTTTCTTGCCTCAGCTCACTTCAATGTGTCTTCTTTAATTAGCTATATAAACAATGACGTTAACGTCAATGACCCGTTTTTTACTTTTGTAGTGACCTAACACCTGCTCAGTGAACTATAACCACCCAGGGAACGAAGGCGTTTTGACACCGTAATCGCTTTaggcgggtcattaacattTAATTAATTTAATTAATCTGCAGTTTTGTTATAGGCTGTCAGTTTACGTTCTTACCCGGTTAGTCACATTGAGATCAGCTCCGTTCTTGATGAGCAGCTCAACAACATTGTCATGACCTCCCCTACACGCGTAATGCAGACCTGTCCATCCGtcctgtaacacaacagttaaagcaatGCTCACAGCAAAGTCCTGGTCATAagcggataccttgtaatatcagACTTTTTGGACCAACTAAAAACCCTCATTTTACAGTTCATACAGCCAAAATGCCATAATCCTGATAGGTATACAATGATTGATTACGAAACCACAATTTAAATACGTTATACAGTCATGACGTTATATGCTTGGTTGTTAAGAATTGTAATGACCTCCCCTACACGCTTCATGCAGAATTGTGTCTTGGctttgtaacacaacagttagaTCATTGTCAACAAGAAAAGTCTTATCATGAGCGTataccttgtaatatcacaTAGTCAGGTTGTGTGGATCGATAACAAACCACAATGTCTATCGGTTATAAAGTAATAACACTATAAACATAGTtaataaagatggcggccgtgTATCAATCAATAATTGGTCAATAATGCAGACTTGATTCAATAAATTCGAAGGATTCGGTTATTATCATAACAGGAGGTTCTACTTTATTAAAATGAACGTTAAAATCATttacaatgaaatgaaaatattcttaAGGTGAAGTTTCTATATTTATCTAAATATGTGCCTTGCCTCAGCTCACTTTTTGTGTCTTCTTGAAATAGCTATATAAacaataacgttaatgacccgatTTTGACTTGACGTTTGCAGTGACCTAACACCTGCTCAGTGATTTATAACCACCCAGGGAGCGAAGGCGTTTTGACACCGTAACCGCTTCAGGTGGGTCAGTAACCCTTAATTATTTAATCAATCTGCAGTTTTGTTATAGGCCGTTAATTTACGTTCTTACATTGTTAGTCACATTGAGATTAGCTCCGTTcttgatgagcagctccacaaTCTTGTCATGACCTTCATCACACGCTTTATGCAGACCTGTGTCTCCGTGCtataacacaacagttaaagcaatGGTTAAATCAAAACTTTGGTCATAAGACCTCCCTTACACGCTTCATGCAGAATTGTGACTTCGctttgtaacacaacagttaaatcattgtcaacaagaaatgtctgatcatgagcggataccttgtaatatcacaTAGGTTGTGTGGATCGATCACAAATCAAAATGCCTGTCGGTTGTACAGTCATAACGCCATAAGCATGGTTAATGAAGACGGAGGCCGTGTATCAATCAGTAATGGGTCAATAATGTAGACTTGAACCGATGAAGGCGAACGATTCGGTTATTATCATAACAGGAGGTTCTACTTTATTAAAATGAACGTTAAAATCCTTTACAATGAATTGGACATATTCTTAAGGTAAAGTTTCTATCTAAAGTTGTGCCTTGTCTCAGCTCACTTTATGTATCTTCTTGAATTAGCTATATTAACAATAACGTCAATGACCCGTTTTTGACTTGACGTTTGCAGTGACCTAACACCTGCTCAGTGATCTATAACCACCCAGGGAGCGAAGGCGTTTTGACACCGTAACCGCTTCAAGCGGGTCATTACCCTTTAATCAATTTAATTAATCTGCAGTTTTGTTATAGGTCGTTAGTTTACGTTCTTACCGCGTTAGTCAAATTGACGTCAGCTCCGTTCTTGATGAACAGCTCTACAACCTTGTCACGACCCCATCCACACGCTTCATGCAGACCTGTGTCTCCGGtctgtaacacaacagtaaAAGCAATGCTTAAATCAAAGGTCTGGCCATAAGCGGATAACCTTGTCATGACCTCTCTAACACGCTTTATGCACACCTTTGTCTATGTCCtataacacaacagttaaagcagAGGTTAAATCAAATGTCTGTTCATAagcggataccttgtaatatcaAACTTTTTTAACCAACCACAAAACCTCATTTTATAGTAAGTTGATACATATAGTTGATGGGTATACAATGATTCATTACAAAGCCACAATTTAGATACATTATAcagtcataacgttatatgcttgGTTGTTAATAATTGTAATGACCTACCTACACGCTTCATGCAGAATTGTGTCCTCGCTTTGTAACACATGCAACAGTTAAAGCATTGTCAACAAGAAATGTCTGATCATGAGCGGATACCTTGTAAAATCACATGGTCAGGTTGTATGAATCGATCACAAACCACAATGTCTgtcagttatacatgtacagtcatagCGCCATAAGCATGGCTAATGAAGACGGAGGCCGTGTATCAATCAAGAATGGGTCAAAATTGTAGAATTTAATCAATGAAGGCGAAGGATTCTGTTATTATCATAACATAACAGGAGGGTCTACTTTATTAAAATGTTTAAATCATTtccaatgaaatgaaaatattcgTATGATGAAGTTTCTATCTTTATCTAATGACCGTTTTGACTCGGCGTTTACAATGACCTAACACCTGCTCAGTGATCTATGACCACCCCGGGAGCGAAGGCGTTACGTCTCCGTAATCGGCtagggtgggtcattaacctttaatgtacattgttatCGGCTGTTAGTTTACAATCTTACCCAGTTAGTCACATTGACATTAGCTCCGTTcttgatgagcagctccacaacctTGACATGACCTCCTGCACACGCTCTATGCAGACCTGTGTCTCCGTACTGTAACACAAGAGTTAAAGCAATGGTTACAACAAAGGCCTGATAATGAGCGAATACCTTGCACTATCACAAGGACAGCCTGTGTGCACCAATCACAAATCTGCATTTGCAACCAGCACGTCAAATGAAGgaataatgaagaaaaaaagccgTGTGTCAATGATGGGGAGGGattaagttattatcataactaAACATTAATTAGCTTTACTTTTGACTTGTTAACAGTGCAATTAAACATTTATAAGCTCAGCTGTCAACCTTTATATAATTAAATTGGTCTAATCCATTGTGTCAGTttaacttaatctccaagcagatcctgcgtagcataagacagtaacaaagctggggaaggagtttagccggcagaggattACGATTAAGTTTAACTAGCTACTTGACTATTGCAATTGAACGGCCAGGTAAAACAGCATATGATCGGTTTATCGGAGAGAAGCAAGATATCGATCTGTGGGAAGACTGGCTGTGGTCTTTAATTGCAATTCAATCACGATGACTTTGTGAACTGTTTACGATGCATAACATAATGCTTTAAATAATAGGAACCCGCCTATTTTCGCCCAAACGCTGCGACATTTGAAAGCCTTTTAGTGAAATCTTTTCACCGGGACCACTCTGTATCAGTCGGATTTTTCTGATTCTACATTAGTGGCTCTCTCAGTTCCCTTTTTAACGTA
This is a stretch of genomic DNA from Branchiostoma floridae strain S238N-H82 unplaced genomic scaffold, Bfl_VNyyK Sc7u5tJ_1439, whole genome shotgun sequence. It encodes these proteins:
- the LOC118407594 gene encoding death-associated protein kinase 1-like; this translates as MNILLSRVHISYELGYKQVTMDRRDFLQAAKYGDVEKVRRGLEAGVDVNTEDEYGDTGLHRACAGGHVKVVELLIKNGANVNVTNWTGDTGLHEACGWGRDKVVELFIKNGADVNLTNAHGDTGLHKACDEGHDKIVELLIKNGANLNVTNNDGWTGLHYACRGGHDNVVELLIKNGADLNVTNRHGDTGLHKACDEGHDKIVELLIKNGANLNVTNNNGDTGLHKACEGGHDKVVELLIKNRADLNVTNKNNTRPVDDAWGLGKDTRLLLETETRKQAEYSELVSSVGSEEGTTVKLFLCGDGQVGKTSLRKILKKTGVIVVAFWNIKRRVRRQDVFNPTPGVHVSSKPVRGIGRLSLHDFAGQAQFYVTHAMLLRTTNAIFPVVYKITDGEEVQKRQVHGWLSFIHCSNADPTNKPRIVLIASHADKLQDQEAGMRRAKALVEHYRKLFEESLIVSLEVFLINCLEAGSREIQRLREVLRTFRNDMLKQRPQVPKVCVQLLKMIESRRQDGKMFPVMEWQDFLTAVRQATYGTLESRIIHLASSYLHDEGEIIYLRREADSLVVLDPQWLFTSVFGSLLAPDNFPIDKVERTADDYVTLEELTRVFNAVADIPLLIKLLQDFQLCHTYDDRTFIIPSLLQQEMEEAAWSPVSSKAVYFGLQIQGRTEIDSFSCDLFPRLQTLLMQAHPDKLSRPLLWKNSAKCTDGKAEALLQITQDKRQLNIFVRSTKGIREHCASLMDLLNDMTYRLLHETSPGARSRDMVLSDLDLREHRPQPHAYSREEVEAAAEEGRDVIHPKRNIPEDVKDLLIQLSSLKGMLGRVARKRPELVETLRHINPILDHLRADDVINLDENDRIRAARTPQDAARELLDILEAKGERACVKFHSVLKTCDKFAASLIVEEEMSEEGATAS